The nucleotide window TTTTACTTTAATCCCTGCCCAAACCCATTTCCGTCACTCTTTAGCCCCAGATCAACCCCatacttttatacttttactATGCACAGGATCCGACATTCATCAGGGTCCTAGATCACCCATCCACCACAACACTGTTTATAAGGGTAAGATTAATTCTGTGTTTTCCATGGGCCCATGAAGTATCTTCTCCCTCTTATTTTCAGAGATCCTGAGCTGCATGTGGATGGGGTTGGGCGGGTGGAGAGATTCCAGAATACgttttaaaacttaaaaggtGAGAGATATGCATACAAATCAACCAGAGACCTTTATTTAAGAACCAAATAACTTTATTTAAGCCAAATTAACTTATTCTtggaaaaactggaagaaaagaacTGGAACCTTTTGCAGAAGCAATACTGCAATACGCATGCTCGGCATGGTGATCAGGGAAAGTCACCATGGGCCCCGGGGCTACGGGGAAACAGTCCCAACTCAGTTCTTTTTGTCGCTGTCGCCCAGGGTGAGCTTGTCAAACAGGTACTCTGCCAGGCCGGCTTCCGGAGCCCACGTCTTGCTCAGGTTGGTGACATAGCCCCCCAACTCTTTGATGGCCTCGACTTGTTCGTGCAGGTAGTGGCTCTCCAGGAAGTCGCAGAGCTGGGCGTCGTTCTTGTCGGTGGCCAGCTGGTGCAGGTCGAGCAGGCTCTGGTTCACGCTCTTCTCCAGGTGCAGGGCGCACTCCATGGCCTTCAGGCCGCCCTCCCAGTCGTCGCGGTCCGGCTTCTTGATGTCGCGGAGGCGGATGTGGCCCCCGCGCTGGTTCTGCAGCTCCATGAGCTTCTCGGCACGCTGGGTCTCCTCGCGGGACTGGCGCAGGAAGAAGCGGGCGAAGTGCTTCAAGGCCACGTCGTCGCGGTCGAAGTAGAAGGCCATGGACAGGTACACGTAGGAGGCGTAGAGCTCCAGGCTGATCTGGCTGTTGACGGCGGCCTCGCAGTCGGGGTGGTAGTTCTGGCGCACTTGGGAGAGCTGCGGGGTGGCCATGGCTGGGGGCCCGGGCACCAGGGCGAAGGCAAAGGCGGTGCGGAAGCGAGGGCTGCGCGGCGGGCAGCGGCGGGGCCGAAGGCGGTGGTGGCCTCGGAGATTCCCCAGCTTGAGCGGCAAGGGAGGCCCGAGGCAGAACCAGTGGCGGTTTGAGACCTCAGGGAAGTGTCGGTTGGGATGTTAGGCGAGCTCTGGGATCGGACCGGAAATGGGGTCCAGGGAAGGGGGGCGAGCTTCCAGTTTGGGTGGGATTGGGGGCGGGGCCTAAGTGATGTGTTCCAGGTTCTGATGGAGCTTAAGTGATGCAGGGCAACCCTGCACTGGGCACTTAgcatttattaagtttttaattatgtGATAATGTATCTATTTTCCAAGTACTTTTTTTGGTTCTCTAACTGATCCCCTCTATTACAGcctcttatttaaattcaaatatatgcTTATTCCAATTCAGTCTTATTCAATTcaaattcatattcttttttaatatttctaattttttattaacatatattcaAATTCATATTCTCAAAATTCTGGGTATGGATTTGAATTTTTGGTaaaattctcttctgtttcctgtattttttaacCTCAGAAATTGTTCAGTTTGTTCATCATGACCTTCCCTTGCACTTTTCTCAAGTATTTTGCAAAACTTTGTCCATGCATACTTAGGAATAAAGGGCACATTTGATTAACCTATGTAATTAGCATGTATCTGATCCACAATTGTGATGCCCATTTCATTAACAGGCTTTTCCTTGGAACAGGAAGGCAAAGTATCATCAATAAGGGAGTGGTTTCCTCCTTGTCAGGTGTATCATTGGTCTTTTTGGCATTGACAATATTAGTCCAGGGATGGAAAGAATAGTACCTGATTTGCCTGTCCCAAATGGTACTTTTCTCAAgcattttaaaacagtaaaattaaaattccagctAAGAGTAGGTACCAGCCAccaatttttccatttcaatcaTATCTGAACTTGAATAAGTATATTGTGATGTGTCTTTATGGCCTAAAATGGTCTAATAAGAATCTAGAGGTAAGTTTTTTCATTGTAAAACCCCTGCCATAACCATCACTACTTAAATTAGGAGGGAACTGTGTTCAGTGCAAagcaaggaaaggggaaggaggggtggaAGACACTGAATTAGGAGACCTGGGTCCTATTTTGGGCTGAACCAATCAGTATCTTGCTATGGGAAAAAGTAAATTGACTCCTTGGGGCTGTTATTTGACAAATGAAGAGCTTGACCTATTTGGTTTTCATGGACCCTATCAATTATAAATATTACTGGAGCCTATTCTATGAATCCTTTTTCAGCtgtggaatggaaggaaaaatcgGCCTTTAGTCTATTCATGACAAGCAGTGATTGGTATGAAATATTAGCTTTGGGAATGGGACAATACCTTAATGTTCAAATAATAATGCTGTTTTAATTTATGGCATTAGTGCAAGTCTTTAAAGCATACATCTGAAGAAAAGGCATAGCCCTTTTTGCTCAGTTGGTTGTTTATGTGCAGTGAGAGAATAAATGGTCTGTTTCAGCTTGATAGTACCCAAGACCTAGGGCTAACAATACAGGGCTATTGCAAAGTTCCAATCCCTTTGCCACTGATTTTATTGTATCTTGGAAGTAgctaaacaaaatcttatttctACAGTTACTGATATTCTACCTATGAGAGCCACTGTCAGCCTTGTCCTAGGGAGACTATGGCCTAACAGTGGGTGGAACAGTGAAAACCCCAAATATTAAAGGAATCGGCAATGATCTACTATAACGGAAAGTGATTTAGAGTGGTTGCTGCACCCAGATGGGAATCTCTGAGTGGGCATGAGTGGTGATTCATTGCTGTATTTTATCAAGTATACCATGAACTGAAAAGCACactatttttttatgtattaaaaaagaaaaaaaaaagaaaaaaatgctttcaactAATCCATGACATGTCATTGACTGTAGGCTGCACTTCAGtttttcagagatgttaaaatgtgaataagTGATCAATCAATGAAAtgcagttaatattttttcatatgcttgtcTGAAGACATTGATCAAAGTAGCtactttcaaaaatattcataattttttaatactttttggtAACTTATTTGTGGCCCTATAGTCTATAGTATtatatacagagagaaaatattaataaggaaGAAATTTGCATTTTGTCTTGGATATTGTGTCATTTTACATTTCAGTCTCATCCTACAATGGGTGgtttctgactttttttcttttccttttgtgtagGGAGAGGTTTAGTGATTAGGCCAAGGAATATAATTCCTTGGGAAACAGGTAAACCCCTGTTCTTTGAATTCATGGCTAACCTCCTCCTGGCATGCTATGGGAGGCATGTGATATCATCTTTCAAATGAAATAACAGATACATAACCGTTTAACAAGCAAAGTTGCTGATCTAGGTTTCTACTCAAATTCCAATTTGAATGTGAAAGTTTTATTCTCATGATTGCAGCTCACTGTTACAAAATGTGAGCCATTTCTAACAAGGATAGTACCACTTACCAAGCAATTacccatcccaaagcagcagcatGGTAGCAGACAAGGCCACTAGGATCACTGCTGCACATGCTAGGTTAGCATGTCACATTTCAGAGTCACAGTTACTGTTTAGACCCTAAGACTCTGAACTACTAAGGGGAGCTCTAAGAAAGCCAGCTGTTAGGATATATGTATGTAGAAACCACTGACATTGCAGTCCCCGAGTGGACATCTGCTTAAGCAGTGGAATGGCTGATATACCCCACTCGTGCCCCCTGTGCACATGGGAAGGGCAGGGTGGATATGAGGAAAGCAAGGTAGAGAACAGGGTCAGTGCTGGTAGAGAACTttcctaaagattaaaaaaaaagggtttaaGGATTTTTCACCAGTTAGGAGGATACTGTGGAAAAACTGAGCCATGGTGCAGCTACTCTGTCCCAGAGGGCCATCTGCCAGCCAAAAGGCCCCAACAACAAGGATATGAGGCATGCATACTAGGATAGAAGCCAGCTGGGGAAGCGGGTGGAAGAGGCCAACAAGAAGTTATAACTCCTATTCCTGGAACAATGTTGTACAGAGGTTTCTTTTAGGGACCCCTTGAAGAACACTGTGCACTTCCTACCCAATTTATAATTAGGCTCACCAAAGAATTAGTGACAGCCAAAAAGGGGACAGAGCAATACCAGTTATGTTAGAGACATCcgtcctctttccccttccttcctccccaaaatacttaaggagagagatgggaaggggtAAGGGTTAAAGAGCAGATCATCCCCGTCTCCTCACGCCACATCTTAAGGTTAAGGTCTAGCAGGAGCTgaagaagcaaaggagaaaaaagtgagCATAAAGGAAATCCAACACTGAAGTATTAAATGGAAGAGAATGGGTAGGAGTTTTTATGCCCAGAAGTGCCGAAAAAGGTAGGCGATCTGCCTATCACTAAGGAATAGGAGTTGAGACTGTCAAACTAGAGTAGCTACACAAAACAAGGTCTTTTTAGACACCCGACTCATCATTTATGTGACCTGAAACTCTGGTGCAGTATTGTCATGGGATCCTTGGATTGCCACCATATCCATTGGAAGAACATCTTCTGGTAGATtctaataagaataataattctaATAAGAAACAGTGATGAATTCTGAAATTTTCTATGTGTCTTTAGTATAATCGTAGGTAAACAGCATATTTAGAGGTTAAATAGGGCATCACTAACATTGTTGCCTACAATAACATGCAGTTATATTAAATCTGTGATCCAAATGATTGTACAAGTGACAAAAAATTGGGGCCATTACTCCCACCAGTACCCAATCTATGAGGGCAGATCTGAAAAAGAGTAACTCTGTACTGGGAAGGGAAACCTGCTGAGGTAACTTCAGGTCAAGGTTAAAAGACTGCTGGCATGAGCAGGAGAGACCCACACTGGAACAAATCCACTGTTTTGGTAATACACAGTCTGAAACCCTCCAGATTAAGTTCTTACTGTAACCTGAAAAGAATAACTGGGACTTCAAAGGATTTATAATCTAGAAAAGGGCCCAGATGCCAGAGAATAAAACaccactaatttaaaaatatcaacaatttaatgaataaaaacttaaCTTTAATTGGTCATATAAGGTTTTTCAAAGGGtccaagatggtgacataggaAGACTCTTAACTCACTCCTCCAtggacacaccaaatctacaCCTACATATAAagcaattcctcctgaagaacgGAGGATGGACTgaacagcttctgcacaacaaaggataGAGGGACAACATATCAAACAGCAGGACAGAAAAAGACCAGAACTCCCACCTCCTACACTGTGAACTACAGTGGGGAGGGATAGTACTGAGGGATCAGAAACAAGATTTGTCTGCCCTGGGGACAAGAAAAGAAGGCACAGTTTAAACAAGCAACTAGAATATAAAGGAACCAGTCTTAGAACTCTGCCAAACAGGAGGAAGCTTCCCGGCTGTCTGGGTTGAAAGGGTTGGTAAGCACCACTGTTTACATTCCCTCTCCACCTTGGCTGCACAGATGGGAGTAGTGTCTGGCTGCTCTTGCCAATGAGCTACCTTAGTAAGCCCTGAGCCCCTAGCCTGCATCAGccccaggcttcccactgaagtGGCCCCAGCATCACATGTACCCGGACATTGCTAGACCATGTCCACTATAGCTCTAGTCATCTCGCCAAGGCAACACAGGTATCAAGCATCCGAAGACAGCCCAGCCTTGTACCCACTTTAGCTCCAGGGGACTCACCAGGGTACCCCTTATGCAGAGTGCACCAGGGACTTCCCAGACCACACCTATTACAGCTCCAGCTGTGCTGTCAGGTTGCCCCCTACCCAGAGAGCCCCAGGGCCCCACAGCCTGTGCCCACTTCAGTTCCAGCTGTCCAAGCAGGGTGGCCCCAGCCTGGAGTGCCCTGGGACTTCTAGCCCATGCCTGTTAAAACTCCAGCCAACCAGCCAAAGCTGCCAGGCGCACAGAGTCTGAACAGGGGATGTCCCTACACAAGGCCATTCTTGAAGTTTATAGGTAGATATTCTACCTAATTCatagacacaaacacagaaagtcaaacaaaatgaggaaaaaaagaattctaaaaaatgaGAACAGGCTAAGGGCTCTTTAGGACAATATCAAACATAGTAACATTTGCATGacagagatcccagaagaagaagagagaaaggggcagaaaattatatgaagaagtaatagttgaaaacttccctaacctggggaaggaaatggacaTCCAAGTCCTGGAATAAAGAGAGCACCAAACAAGATGAACTCAAAGAGGTCTACACCAagacatataataattaaaacatcaaagattaaagataaattGGGAGTCTTAAAAGCACCAAGACAGAAGCAACCAGTTATGTAGTAGGGAAACCCCATAGGCTgttagctgatttttcagcagaaacttgaCAGGCCAGAAGagattggcatgatatattcaaagtgctgaaaggggaaaaaaaaaacccacaaccaagagcactctacccagcaaggttatcattcagaattgtggggagaaagagtttcccagacaaacaagttaaaggagttcatcaccaatAAAATGGCCTTACAAGAAAGATTAAAGGGACTTTAAGCAGAGAAGaccataattagaaaaaaattatgaaaggaaaaaaatttcacaagtAAAAGCATACATATGATAAAGGTAGTAGATCAGTCACTTaaaagctagtatgaaggttaatGACAAAAATAGTAAAGTCAATGATATCTAAAAAATACTTAAGGGGAGTCACAaagtaaagatataaaatatgacaacatatacataaaacgtggaggaagaagtaaaaataaagttctcttaGTATGTGCTCTGATTTAAGCAACCGTCAAcataatatagactgctatatactTGGGATATATGAACcttatggtaaccacaaaccaaaaacctataatagatacactaaaaattaaaagaaatgaatctgaCCATAACGTTAAATAAAGTCATCGATTACaaggaaagacagcaagagaataAGAAATGAATAGAGAAGTAGTActaaaacaactagaaaaaattgacaaacggcaataagtacatatctatgaataattactttgaatgtaaatggtctaaatgcctcaatcaaaagacgcagggtaaatgaatggattttttaaaaaagatccatCCCTATACttcctataagagactcacttcaggggcacctgggtgactcagttggttaaacacccgattcttgaatttggctcaggtcatgatctcagggttgtgagatggagccccgtgtcaggcttcatgatgggcatggaacctgcttaagattctctctctccctctgcccctccctacttgtgaactctctgtaaaaaagagatttacttcagatctaaagacacatAAAGACTGAAAATTCTCCATGcaaatggaaccaaaaaagaagccagaacaccaatacttatattagacaaaagAGACTATAGccagagacaaagaagggaatTGCACAAGGATAAGGGGATCAATCCAACAGGAGGATAGAACAATTGCAAATATGTGTTcatccaacatgggagcacctaaGTACATTAAGCAAATATTagcagacataaagggagaaattgaaagtaatacaaaattaatagtagaggattttaacccacttacatcaatgcaCAGATGATCCAGGCAGAAAAGTAAGAAGGATATAGTGActctgaatgacacactagaccagatggacctaatagatatatatagaacattccatccaaaaacatcAGAATATACAGTCTTTTCAAGTTCACAGGGAaaattctccaggacagatcataGGTTAGGCCACagaacaagtctcaataaatttaataagatgaAATCATCTCAAGCGTCTTTTTTGACCataacagtatgaaactagaaagcatatacaagaagaaaactggaaaaaacacaaacatgtggaGGCTAAACAAAATGCTGCTAAACAACCAAGGGGTCAATGAAttaatcaaaaggaaataaaaggggcgcctaggtggttcagtgagttaagcctctgccttcagctcggatggTGGTCTTGGGGTTCtatgatcaagccctgcatcgggctctctgctcaacagggggcctgcttataaccctctgtctgcttgtgatctctgtcaaatgaataaataaaatcttttttaaaaaggaaattaaaaaatacatggagattaatgaaaataaaaacacaatagtccctcggggcacctgggtggctcagttggttaagtgtccaactcttgatttcagctcaggtcatgatctcggggtcatgaaacTGAGTCCCTCATTGAggtctgcactcagtgtggaatccacttcatattctctctccctctgcccctcctctctctttcaaataaataagtaaataaaatcttcaaaaggaaaaaacccacacagcAGTCCAAAATATTTGGGACACAGTGAAAGcatttctaagaggaaagtttatagcgatagaggcctacctcaagaaataagaaaaatctctaacaatctaaccttacatctaaagggaacagaaaaagaacaaagcccaaagttagtggaataaaggaaataataaaaatcagagtggAAGTAGATGACAgagactaagaaaagaaaaagaaaggatcaatgaaactaagagctggttctttgaaaaaaagaaacaaaaatgataaatgttcAGCCATATTCACCAAGCGGGGGGGaaggacacaaataaaatcagaaacggAGAAGTAACAACTGACAGCACAGAAACACAATGATTATAACAGATTGCTATGAAAAATTTATGCCAACGAAGTGaacataaaatggataaatatctagaaatatacaatcttccaaaactgactcagaaagaaaaaatctgaacagactgattactagtgCAGAAATTGACTTTTGTAGTCAAAACACTTCCAACAACAAAagtccagatggcttcacaggtgaattttagcaaacatttaaaatggaGTCAATCCTTATTCTCCTCAAGCTATtccaaaaattgaagaggaatAAACACTTCCAATTCAttctaggaggccagcattactctgatatgAAATCAAGACAaagacactaaaaaacaaaacaaaaaaactacaggccaatatccctgacgaACATAGATACAATAATCCTCAACacaatattagcaaactgaattcaacagggcattaaaaggatcattcaccatcaagtaggatttattccggGGTTGTAAGGATGGTTCAGTGTTTTCAAATCAACTG belongs to Lutra lutra chromosome X, mLutLut1.2, whole genome shotgun sequence and includes:
- the LOC125091919 gene encoding ferritin heavy chain-like; the protein is MATPQLSQVRQNYHPDCEAAVNSQISLELYASYVYLSMAFYFDRDDVALKHFARFFLRQSREETQRAEKLMELQNQRGGHIRLRDIKKPDRDDWEGGLKAMECALHLEKSVNQSLLDLHQLATDKNDAQLCDFLESHYLHEQVEAIKELGGYVTNLSKTWAPEAGLAEYLFDKLTLGDSDKKN